GCACCTTCCACCGCGCTGCATTCCGGCACCGCGCCTTCTTCAACGACGCGGAGAGCCGAATCGAGATGCATCTCGAAGCCGTGTCCCCGCAGACGGCCCGCGTCGAGCACCTCGAATTGTCCTTCGCCGCCGGTGCGACCATTCGCACGGAAGTATCCTACAAGTACGACCGCGCTCGTCTCGATGCGGTGGCTGCGGCTGGCGGCTGGCGCGTCGTCGAGTGTTTCACCGACGCGAAAAACTGGTTCTGGGTCTGCTGGCTGGTGCCGGTGGGCGACACCTCTGAAACGAGTCTGTAGTCATGAAGGCCATCTGGAAAGGCACCGTCGTCGCCGAATCGGCTGACACCGTCGTCGTCGAAGGCAATCACTACTTCCCACTCGCGAGTCTGGATCGACAGTACGTGGTCGACAGCAGCCATCAGACCACCTGCTCGTGGAAAGGCGTGGCGAGCTATTACACGCTGCGCGTGGACGGTGCCGACAACGCGAATGCTGCATGGTACTACCCCACGCCGAAGGCCGGGGCGGAGTCCGTCGCCGGCCGCGTCGCGTTCTGGAAGGGCGTGCAGATCGAACAGTGAGTCCGCCAACCCTGGTGGACGCCGCCGTCATCGGGACCGGACAGGCAGGTCCGTCGCTTGCGACAGGCCTGGCCTCGCGCGGACTCTCGGTGGCGATATTCGAGGGCGGAGCCCTAGGGGGAAGTTGTGTCAATGTGGGCTGTACGCCCACCAAGACGCTTCGGAAAACCGCGCGCGTTGCGCATCTCGCCCGACGCGCTGCCGACTTCGGCGTGCAGGTGGGCGACGTACGCGTTGACCTCCCCGCGGCGCTCGCGCGCATGCGCGGTGTCGTCACCCGATCCCGCAGCGGCCTTGAGAGCTTGCTGACCGGAACGCCCGGTGTATCGCTCGTGCGAGACTGGGCCCGTTTGGAAGGACGCGCCCCGGACGGCCGGTTCGTGGTGCGTGCGCGAGACGCGCAGTGGCACGCCGCGCGCGTCTACCTCAACGTGGGCACGGCACCATCGTTGCCGCCGATCCCCGGACTGCGCGACGTCGCGGCGTTGACGAATGACTCGCTCCTGGCACTCAACGAGCTGCCTGCGGAGCTGGTGGTCATTGGCGGAAGTTACATCGGCCTCGAGTTGGGGCAGCTGTATGCGCGGCTCGGCAGCCGCGTAACCATCCTCGAGGCAGGACCGGCAGTGGCGTCTCGCGAGGACGCCGACGTTTCGGCCCGCATCACCGCGATGCTCGAGGCCGAGGGGCTGCACATTGTCGCGGGCGTGAAGATCTTGACCGTCTCGCGCGACGCCGACGGTCGCGTGGCGGTCACCCTGCGTCGTCCCGACGGCACTGCGGATGAGCGCGTGACGGGAACACATCTGCTGGTCGCGACCGGACGCCGTCCCTGCACCGATGGACTCGGTCTCGACACCGTCGCTGTGGCGATCGATGCCCAGGGATACGTGCCCGTGAACGGAGCACTCGAAACGTCAGTCGCTGGCGTGTTCGCTTTGGGCGACGTCAATCGACGGGGCGCTTTCACGCACACGTCGTATCAGGACTATGAGATCGTGTTGGCCAATCACAACGGTACGCCGCGCACGGCCGACGGGCGCATTACGACCTATGCGATGTACACCGATCCGCCGCTCGGGCGCATCGGCATGTCGGAGACAGAGGCGCGGCGCGCGCTCGCCGACGGTCGGCACTTTCTACAGACGACCATCGAAATGGCCGCCGTCTCCCGCGCGAAAGAAGAAGGCGAGACGACGGGCGTTATCAAGCTCCTCGTTGATGGTGACACACATCGCTTCGCCGGGATCACGATGCTTGGCATCGGGGCCGACGAGGTCGTGCAAGTGATCGCCGCGATGATGGCGGCCGACGCGCCGTACGAAGTGCTGCGCGACTTCCTGCCGGTCCATCCCACGATCACCGAATTTTTTCCGACGATGCTTGGGCGCCTCAAGCCGCTCAGTTAGCGACTCCGGGCATTTCGCCCTTCTCTTTCCTCCGCGCTCATGTCGCTCACGCTCGAAGCCCGCCACCTGGGTCACCGATATGGATCGGTCGTCGCCCTCGACGACGTCAGTTTCGTGGTGCCGGCGGGAACGGTCGCTGCGATCGTGGGCGAGAGTGGGTCCGGGAAGACGACAGCACTGCGGTGCTTCAACCGACTCGTGACTCCGGATACTGGTGACGTGCGCATCGGCGACAGCGGTGTCGAATCGGAGGCCATTGATGCGCTGCGCCGTCGTATCGGATTCGTTCCGCAAACGGGTGGACTTCTGCCGCATTGGAGTGTGCGTCGCAATGTCATGCTCGTACCGCGTCTCACGGGAATGGAAGATGGGAACACTGCTGCGTGCGAAGCGCTCCGCCTTGTGGGACTTCCCGATGAGACGTTCGGCGATCGCTTGCCGCGCGACCTCTCGGGCGGTCAGCGTCAGCGCGCGGCACTCGCCCGCGCCCTCGCCGCGCGGCAGGAAGTGGTGCTGCTCGACGAGCCGTTCGGTGCGCTCGACGCGATCTCGCGCGCCGAGATCCATGGCGTGTTCGAGACCGTGCGCGCGGCGCGCGGCTTTACGGCGCTGCTCGTGACCCACGACCTCGCCGAGGCGGCGCGGTTGGCCGACCTCGTCATCGTGATGCGCGCCGGTCGAGTGGAACAGGCGGCACCCTTTGCCGCACTGCGGGACGCGCCCGCGACGCCGTACGTGGCCGCACTGGTCGCCCGGGCGCGCGACGGCGCGCGCGCGATGGAGCCGGCGTGATGACATCCTTGCACCGCCGCTGGGCCAGAGTCGGCTCGCTGGTGACGACGGTACTCGCGGTGATGAATGCGGCGTTGAATCCGGCGGAAGCGCAGCGCGTAGCTGCGAGTGCGCTATCGCCGTCCGCGGCGCAGCGAGGGCGTGCGGTGGTCATCGCGTCCAAGCCGTTCGGCGAGTCGTACGTGCTTGCCGAAATGTTCGCGCAGCTGCTCGAGCGCCGCGGTATCGCCGTGGACCGGCGGCTGGGCCTCGGAGCCACCGAGGTCGCGTTCGGCGCGCTGCAACGCGACGCGATCGATGTCTATCCGGAATACACGGGAACCGGACTCCTCGCCATCTTGCACGACTCGCTCACCGATGCGATGCGCCGCGATCCGCGGCTCACCTTCGCGCATGTCTCGGCCGCCTTCGACGCGCGATACGGCGTGCGATGGCTGCCGCCGCTCGGCTTCCAGAACGGGTACGCCATCGCTGTGCGGCGCGAGACAGCGGAGCGGTTTGGCCTGCGCACCTTGAGCGACCTGAAAGCACACCCGGGCGAGTTCACCGGTGGCTTCACCGCCGATTTCCTCGGACGCCCCGACGGCGCGCCCGGGCTTGCCAGCGCGTACGGCCTGCGCTGGCGTGCGGTGCGACCACTCGCCCCGGCCGTGAAGTACGCCGCCCTCGTCAGCGGCGACGTCGACATCATCGACGGCTACTCCACCGACGGACTGCTCAGCAAATACGACCTCGTCACCCTCGAAGACGATCTCCACTTCTTTCCTCCGTACGAAGCGGCCGCGATCGTTGGTCCGGGACTCGTGCGCGACCGCCCTGACGCGGTCGCCGAACTGGCGCGCCTGAGCGGTCGGCTCACGGAACGGCTGATGCGCGACGCGAACCGCCGCGTGGAGGTGGAGCAGACCGAAGTGCGCGTCGTCGCCGGCGAGTTGCTCACCGCGATCGGGCTCGGCACGCTGCAGCCAACCACGAGCGCATCAGTCGACCGTGCCTCGTTCGCCGCGTACCTCTGGAGCCAGCGGAGCACGATCGCGGCCCTCACGGCTCGTCATCTCGCCCTGGTGGCGATGGCGCTCGCGGCCGCGATCCTCGTTGCCGTTCCGCTCGGTCTCGCGCTCGAACGTGCCCCGCGTGCCGCCGAGCGCGTGCTCGGCGCGCTCGGCGTGATTCAGACCGTGCCGAGCATCGCGCTGCTCGCGTTCATGATCCCGGTGCTTGGCATTGGCACCGCCCCGGCGCTCGTCGCGCTCTGGCTGTACGCGCTCTTTCCGATCGCGCGTAGCACCTACACGGGCGTGCGCACCGCCGACGCCGATGCGGTTGCGGCCTGTGAGGCCATGGGCGCGAGCCCGTTGCAACGGTTGTGGTGGGTGCGTGTGCCGTTGGCCATGCCCACGATCTTCATCGGCATTCGCACGTCGGCCGTGATCACCGTGGGCGCCGCGACGCTTGCGGCGTTCATCGGTGCCGGCGGCCTTGGCGACCCGATTGTCGCCGGCCTCGCGCTCGCCGACACGCGCATGGTGCTCTCCGGCGCGCTACCGGCGGCCGTGCTCGCGCTTGCTGTCGATCGCGTGCTCGCGCTGCTCGAATACGCGGCGACGCCCGGCTACCTGCGCCGCGCCACGCGCTGAGCATCGCGAGTCCTATAGGCTGCAGACCGTGTCTGCACGTTGACGTGCGCGCAGGGCTTCGAGCGCATTAGGGCCGCTTATCTACCAGCCGCCGCTGCCCGCTCCACCCTTCCACGGACCGACGATTTCATCGGTGACCCATCCGCCATAGAACCCGCCATCTTGCGGGCGCACGCGTTCCCCGTTTACCAGACACTCGGCGTGCGTGGGGTACAGCGCCACATGATCGCGGAGCATTTCATACGGCTCGAGTGGCGCGTCGTACGACCACGCGGCACGCTCCAATCGTACATCGCCCGCCACCACTGTCCAGTAGCGAGCGGTGCCCTTCCACTCGCAATGCGAGGACCCGGAGGCCGGCACGAACGCGGCGCGCAGAGCGTCGGTGACAGGCAGATAGAACGACGGCGGGCTGGCGGTCTCCAACAGCCGCAAGGCCTTACGCGTGCGCAGGATTTCTATGCCGCCAACGCGCACGACCACTTCGCGTGAATCGGCGACCACGCGCGGCGGGCGTGGGTAGTCCCACACCGACTCCTGTCCATCGCCTGGCTGGTGTGCGAACGGCGGACGGGTGTTTCCCGTCCACGTCCAAAGGGCCGCGGCGCGGCGAAGGCGGTCGTTCATACGGGTGTACATCCGGATACGAGAAGTTCGTGTTGTGCGGTCTCAGGGCGAGGCCGCAGCACAGGCTGCCGCCTGCAGCGCATCGTACATCAGCCCGGGGCCCTGCCAGACTTCACCGAACACCACGTCGAGGCGATTCGTGAACATCATGAGTACCAACCCGCGCTCGGGCAGCAGCACGTTGCGCACCTGAATGCCGCCAATTTCACCGCGTCGCTCAATGAGACGTACGGGTGTCGCACATCCCGCCAAGCCGGCCTCAAACGCCCACGCACCGAGTGCGGCGTAGCCGAGCTTTGGTTCACCGCGCCACAGCTCGCCTTTTGCCGCCGGCGACAGCATGGTGCCGAGCAACAGCCGATCGAAGGCCAGCAACCCCTCGAGCGTGCCCGTGAGCGCGCCCGCTGATCCAAACGTCGCCAATTCAAATGGCGCCTCCGACGTGCTGTCGGTGAGATATCCACGCACGGTTTCGCGGGCGCCGGGCGTCCATGCGGAGCCAAGCTGCCTAGCCAGCAGTTGCGACGTGGTCTTGCCCGTGCGCGCGCGCAGCAACGCCCCGAGCACGAGGTAGTCGCAGTTGTTGTATTCGAAGCGGCTGCCCGGCGCCGCAACTGGCGCACCGCTGCAGAGCCGCGCGTATGCCGCGTCGCCCACGTTGGCACCACGCTCGCGATAGGCGCGCGGCGTGCCATCGGCATCGCTCGGTCCGTCATTCAGGTTGGGAAGCCCCGACGTGTGCTGCAATAGGTGCCGCACCGTGATCTCAGCCCGCGCCCCGTCGGTGAACCCCGGCAGATACGTCGACACCGGGACGTCGAGCACGATGCGCTTCGCGTCCACCTCGCGCAGCACCAGCGCGGCGGTGATCTGCTTGGACACCGACGCGTACCGCCAGCGGTCTGAGGGCGTAATCGCGCGGCGGGTGGCGCGATCCGCCATGCCCATCGTCCGATACAGCAGCACTTGCCGCTGGTCGGCGAGCAGCACACTTCCGGAGAAGCCGACGCGCGCGAGGGAATCGACGAAGCGCGTGAACGCGATCGGCGTGGTGGTGCGGGCGGGCGTCTGCGCAGACACCGCCGTGGTCAGGGCGCACGCGGCGAGCGACGCAATACAAAGCGTGGCGCGGGGCGCGCGGATGTGTCCTGCTGGCCGAAGGAGACCGTGTCGTGGCATGGGAGTGAAACTGAACGGGCGTCGAGGTCGGTTCCATTAAGCACTGCTCCGACGCTTCCTATGGTCGCCTCCCCGACGACGAAGACTGCCGCCGGCACGCAGAGATCCCCCCGCGCGCCTGAACCTTGCATAGGTCCGATATCCGTAACCAGGACGTCGGCAGGTCCGCCATCTCTCGCGGTCCCGCCTCCACGCATAGTCCGCCATCGGAGATTCGACCGTGACACGCATTACCACGATCAACCCCGCCACCGAACAAACCATCGCGACCTACGAACTCATGAGTACGGACGCGGCCTTTGAGAAGCTGGAGGCCTGCCATAGAGCGTTCCTTCAGTGGCGAACGACTAGCCACCACGCTCGCGCGTCCTGTCTTCGCGACATCGCGAACGCCCTGCGCACGAACGCCGACGCCCTCGCCGCGGTCATGACGGCGGAGACGGGGAAATTGCTGCGCGACGGCAAGCTGGAAGTCGAGCTGTGCGCGCTGCTCTTCGAGTACGCGGCCGAACAGGGTCCCGTGCTCCTGGCCGATGAAGCGCGAACCCACAGCGGGGGTACCAAGGCGGGCGTCGTCGCCTATTGCCCGATCGGCGTCGTGTACAGCGTGCAGCCGTGGAATTTTCCGCTGTACCAACCGGTCCGCGTTCTTGCCGACAATCTGATGGCGGGCAACGGCGTGATCCTCAAGCACGCCAGCATCTGCACCGGCAGTGGGCTCATGTTGCGCGATATCTGTCTCGCGGCAGGCTTGCCCAAGGGCCTGTTCGATGTGGTGGTCGTGGACCACGACACGTCGGACGCGATCATCGCGCACCCACGCGTGCGCGGCGTCACGATGACCGGCAGCGATGCGGCGGGACGGCACATCGGCCAGGCCGCGGCAAAGCAGTTGAAGAAAACGGTGCTCG
This region of Gemmatimonas groenlandica genomic DNA includes:
- a CDS encoding mercuric reductase, which encodes MSPPTLVDAAVIGTGQAGPSLATGLASRGLSVAIFEGGALGGSCVNVGCTPTKTLRKTARVAHLARRAADFGVQVGDVRVDLPAALARMRGVVTRSRSGLESLLTGTPGVSLVRDWARLEGRAPDGRFVVRARDAQWHAARVYLNVGTAPSLPPIPGLRDVAALTNDSLLALNELPAELVVIGGSYIGLELGQLYARLGSRVTILEAGPAVASREDADVSARITAMLEAEGLHIVAGVKILTVSRDADGRVAVTLRRPDGTADERVTGTHLLVATGRRPCTDGLGLDTVAVAIDAQGYVPVNGALETSVAGVFALGDVNRRGAFTHTSYQDYEIVLANHNGTPRTADGRITTYAMYTDPPLGRIGMSETEARRALADGRHFLQTTIEMAAVSRAKEEGETTGVIKLLVDGDTHRFAGITMLGIGADEVVQVIAAMMAADAPYEVLRDFLPVHPTITEFFPTMLGRLKPLS
- a CDS encoding ATP-binding cassette domain-containing protein, which gives rise to MSLTLEARHLGHRYGSVVALDDVSFVVPAGTVAAIVGESGSGKTTALRCFNRLVTPDTGDVRIGDSGVESEAIDALRRRIGFVPQTGGLLPHWSVRRNVMLVPRLTGMEDGNTAACEALRLVGLPDETFGDRLPRDLSGGQRQRAALARALAARQEVVLLDEPFGALDAISRAEIHGVFETVRAARGFTALLVTHDLAEAARLADLVIVMRAGRVEQAAPFAALRDAPATPYVAALVARARDGARAMEPA
- a CDS encoding serine hydrolase domain-containing protein, whose amino-acid sequence is MPRHGLLRPAGHIRAPRATLCIASLAACALTTAVSAQTPARTTTPIAFTRFVDSLARVGFSGSVLLADQRQVLLYRTMGMADRATRRAITPSDRWRYASVSKQITAALVLREVDAKRIVLDVPVSTYLPGFTDGARAEITVRHLLQHTSGLPNLNDGPSDADGTPRAYRERGANVGDAAYARLCSGAPVAAPGSRFEYNNCDYLVLGALLRARTGKTTSQLLARQLGSAWTPGARETVRGYLTDSTSEAPFELATFGSAGALTGTLEGLLAFDRLLLGTMLSPAAKGELWRGEPKLGYAALGAWAFEAGLAGCATPVRLIERRGEIGGIQVRNVLLPERGLVLMMFTNRLDVVFGEVWQGPGLMYDALQAAACAAASP
- a CDS encoding DUF427 domain-containing protein; protein product: MKAIWKGTVVAESADTVVVEGNHYFPLASLDRQYVVDSSHQTTCSWKGVASYYTLRVDGADNANAAWYYPTPKAGAESVAGRVAFWKGVQIEQ
- a CDS encoding DUF427 domain-containing protein, encoding MNDRLRRAAALWTWTGNTRPPFAHQPGDGQESVWDYPRPPRVVADSREVVVRVGGIEILRTRKALRLLETASPPSFYLPVTDALRAAFVPASGSSHCEWKGTARYWTVVAGDVRLERAAWSYDAPLEPYEMLRDHVALYPTHAECLVNGERVRPQDGGFYGGWVTDEIVGPWKGGAGSGGW
- a CDS encoding glycine betaine ABC transporter substrate-binding protein, which gives rise to MTSLHRRWARVGSLVTTVLAVMNAALNPAEAQRVAASALSPSAAQRGRAVVIASKPFGESYVLAEMFAQLLERRGIAVDRRLGLGATEVAFGALQRDAIDVYPEYTGTGLLAILHDSLTDAMRRDPRLTFAHVSAAFDARYGVRWLPPLGFQNGYAIAVRRETAERFGLRTLSDLKAHPGEFTGGFTADFLGRPDGAPGLASAYGLRWRAVRPLAPAVKYAALVSGDVDIIDGYSTDGLLSKYDLVTLEDDLHFFPPYEAAAIVGPGLVRDRPDAVAELARLSGRLTERLMRDANRRVEVEQTEVRVVAGELLTAIGLGTLQPTTSASVDRASFAAYLWSQRSTIAALTARHLALVAMALAAAILVAVPLGLALERAPRAAERVLGALGVIQTVPSIALLAFMIPVLGIGTAPALVALWLYALFPIARSTYTGVRTADADAVAACEAMGASPLQRLWWVRVPLAMPTIFIGIRTSAVITVGAATLAAFIGAGGLGDPIVAGLALADTRMVLSGALPAAVLALAVDRVLALLEYAATPGYLRRATR